In a genomic window of Bordetella petrii:
- a CDS encoding TRAP transporter small permease subunit has translation MKALLALSRGIDALNLRVGRAVTWITLLVVLVSAGNAVVRKVFEMSSNAWLELQWYMFGAMFLLTAGYTLLKNEHVRVDILSSRLSKRTQIYIEIFGVLFFLLPMAILIMYLSWPMFMDSYVSNEQSSNSGGLVRWPVKLMIPVGFALLVLAGISRLIKCVGYLRGQAPDPLARAEGKSAEEQLAEEIAREAQAREAAQQQQNKGR, from the coding sequence ATGAAAGCATTACTCGCTCTATCGCGCGGCATAGACGCGCTGAATCTGCGGGTTGGCCGGGCTGTCACATGGATCACGCTGCTGGTGGTGCTGGTCAGCGCCGGCAACGCGGTGGTCCGCAAGGTGTTCGAGATGAGCTCGAACGCGTGGCTGGAGCTGCAGTGGTACATGTTTGGCGCCATGTTCCTGCTGACGGCGGGCTATACCCTTCTGAAGAACGAACACGTGCGCGTGGACATCCTGTCGTCGCGGCTGTCCAAGCGCACGCAGATCTACATCGAAATTTTCGGGGTGCTGTTTTTCCTGTTGCCGATGGCGATCCTGATCATGTACCTGTCGTGGCCGATGTTCATGGATTCGTACGTGAGCAACGAGCAGTCGTCGAACTCGGGCGGGCTGGTGCGCTGGCCGGTCAAGCTGATGATTCCGGTGGGTTTTGCGCTGCTGGTGCTGGCGGGTATTTCGCGGCTGATCAAGTGCGTGGGGTATCTGCGCGGACAGGCGCCCGATCCGCTGGCGCGCGCCGAAGGCAAGAGCGCCGAGGAGCAGCTTGCCGAGGAAATTGCCCGTGAAGCGCAGGCGCGCGAAGCGGCCCAGCAACAACAAAACAAGGGTCGCTGA